ataaaacgcatGCAAATGGAGATTGTACCAGGTGTACCAGTTGTACCAGTCCTTCCATACCTCAGGGGGAACTTTTAGGGTTAAGGATCCCTTAAACtgtaaaagaaattccagactTATTTCATGAACGATGTCTAAACGTACACAAATTGTTATTGTGTACTTATTAGAGATTTATTTCCCCCTGAAGTTTCCACTGACGGACcactttttttggttttttttttttatgggcaaagttttgttttgtttctgcacTACCGAGGAGGTGGAGATAAAGAATTCTATAATAAATCCCAAGGTCGATGATGTTtggttttcaaacatttttaaaatcatggtCCTTTTGGACTAGTTTGGGCCTACACTGAGATCCCCAAATAAAATAGGAGCAGCTGGCCAAAGAGGATCTttggaatttttaaaataaataaataaataaataaataaataataaaaaagtccaTATGAACGCAAATGGTCTGGGTTTTGTGCTATGGTGTACAAAAGAGCAGTTGCTTTTGCTTTCCGGtgttgtaaaaacaaaaacaaaacaccaacccCAATGCCCAAATGATTCAAAACAAGTTGGAAAGTTGGCTTAAAGTCCAGTTGTGTCCACCAGGGGGCGTTCATAATGAAAGccatataaaaagaaaagttaaGAGTAGGAAACCCAGGATCCACTTGTTCCCTGTATGTGGACACAATGAACCACAAAAGTAACTAATTACTCATTTTCTCCTTGAATTTCTAGCCAAGTTGATTGcagacagggggaaaaaaacccagaacacTAGGTTCTGTTTATTCTACTGATAAACTCTTTTTCCTAAAAACGAATTACGGTCCATTTATGCGACTAATCCTGTCCTTTtggatttgaatttgaatttctAGCCAATAAACTGTTCCCTTTCCCTCTACAATACTAAACTGTAGCTTTCCTAGTCGCTGACGTGGTAGTACCTTCAAGGGGTACGCCTTTTGTATCTTTAAAAATGGTTGAAGGTATATAAACGGACTGTAATTCAAAACATGACTGCACATTTTCTAGAAAAGACAAATACTAAAAGATACAAAATGGGGATATTGCTTAGGGTAGCATGTCTCCGAAAAGGAAAAGTACACCcgagtaccctttttttttctttcttcttcttcataggGTACTAAGCAGTACATTTCCTTGTTGCTACTACAGTGGTACGCTCAAAAGTATAACTTTTGTACCCGTACTGTAAGGTGGGCTTTTAGCTAGGAACGTGTGTGTCGTGTACACCTTTAAGTCTTAAAAAACACGTATTATGATGTATGTTTACATACTTCGAGGTCATTCCTGGGTGTCGCTCGCCCGTTTTTTCCCCCTGCGTCCAGCACCTCAACTTTGTGAACGACGACGCAGTTCACCTCGACACCCCTCGTTATTCACTTAGCACGTCAGTGCTTTCAAACGCAACGCCTGATATCGTAAAAGGTACCAAAGGTACACTTCAGCTGCTAATTATTTCCTCAGCGTGCACAGCGTCATCCCTTTAAAACATACACCTTCTGTACCCGTCATGTGCGTGTGACTACGTTACCTGGAGAGGTGCGTATAGTGTACCTTGACGTGAGGCTTTACTACAGAAACTCACTAGTACTCAACAGGTACTCGACCCTTCGTTTCCAGGTGACTCAGACATATTAAAAAGGTAACCTCCCAAATGACCAGGCCAAACACCTAGAAATGTGCACGTGGGGTAGTTCTATaaagcttaaaataaataaataaataaaattttgatATCATTTCTAAATGTCCAGTATGACTCTATCCAGGTGAAAAGATAAGAGTTCAGTAAGAGTACAAAAGGTGTACAGCTCAACCATCTCAGGGACATGGAAAATTACAAAGTGcaagtactgtgtgtgtgtgtggtgtttttttttcttcctctcctcctgaCAGAGTAACAAAACTCGGTCGAAGTTGACTCGTAGTAATGTGGTGGGCGTGCGCGCGTCCTACTCGCCTGCAAATGGGAATCCAGGCAGAACACGTGACTTGCAACGGCAACGACTGGCTTCCCAAATGGGGTGGTGAGGCCCTGACGTCAGCTGAGCgtgtgtataaacacacacaggttgCTTTTAGACGCATGAGAATCTCGTGGAGTGTGTGCGCACGAGTTCCTGGTTCCTAGCAGGAGGTCTGTAGTAAAGTTCCTGAATCGTTgcgtgaagaagaagaagaagaagaagaagcagaagaataaGCAGAAGCAGAGCTGCGTTCATGTGCGAGCCGTGCAGCTTGGACTCTGAGTGCGTGTCTCCACCATGCTACATGAGCTGGCAGATGGAGCCTACGAACTTCTACGATAGTAAACTGACACGGGACGGAAAACGTCCCGAGGACAGCACGAGCATGATCACGACCACCACTACGACTACAacgagcagcagcagcagcgtggTGGAGCTGAGCAACGCGCCAGCCATGTACGACGACGAAAGCGCGATCGACTTCAGCGCCTACATCGACTCCATGTCGTCTGCGCCCAGCTTCGAGCTGTGCAACGACGAGCTGTTCGCCGACCTCTTCAACAGCGCGGTCAAGCAGGAGAAATCGGACTTCTACCACCAGCTCTCCGCGTTCGGAGCGTCCAGGGACTCGGGCTTCGCGATCAAGCAGGAAGCCGACTGGAGCGACAGCGACGCGCCGTCGTCCCTACCGTCGCAGATCGAGACGTGCGCGCAGACGTCGGTGAGCATCCACACGGGCCAGCCGACGCCCCCGAGCACGCCCGAGCCCTCGTCGGCCTCGTCGTCCTCGAGCCCTCTGCGCAGGATGCTCAAGAGCGACAAGAGCAAGAAATCAGTGGACAGGTTGAGCCCGGAATACCGGCAGCGCCGAGAGCGGAATAACATCGCCGTGCGCAAAAGCAGGGACAAGGCGAAGCAGCGCAATCTGGAAATGCAACAGATGCTGATTGAAGTGAGCGCCGAGAACGAGCGCCTGCACAAGACCGTGGAGCAGCTCACGCGCGAGCTCACGAGCCTCAGACACATCTTCAAACACCGCGAGACCACCGACAACCGGTGATCACCGCCATCACgcgcattattattattgtttgtttgtttgttttttgaataCCTCACATGCACGCCTTGAATACTCGGACAGTAGCTACACGTGCATCACGTCatctgaactgaaaatattttcgtgaatattgtgaatatttttaatagtgttttttttggtattcTAAATTATTACAGAAAGAAAGTCATATATTACGGTACATGTTTTATAATTCCAAACTTTGTATTCAaacttttgaacatttttatataaaaaaaagtctgtaaagCAAAAACTGGAATattgatagaaataaaaatggaatgttTAAATATCACTATCAGAGCCTCTTGGTGtgaatggagggagggagggagggagggagggagggagggagaaagggtGGTCGTGGTCATGGGGGTCAATCATATTTAAGTATGTAAATAAGCCTGGTCTAATTTTGGCATCCAGTGGTTATTTTTGACATCGCaacattttacaattaaaacagctttttaaaaaaaatcctattaaCCTACTGTTCTCACAGGAGACGTTTAAATACCATGACGAGCTTGTCCTTCAGCCCACGTCATGTGACAGCACGGGCCGTAAAAACACTCGGCTCGATTTGCACTCAGATTTATTaggctgttaaaaaaaaaaaaagaagaagaaaaaaaaaaaaaaagatattggCTTTGGTGTTTAGACACAGACCAGTGAGGTAAGACACAGACCAGTGAGGTAAGACACAGACCAGTGAGGTAAGACACAGACCAGTGAGGTAAGACACAGAGATGTATTAGTAATCCCGGGTTAAAGAGTGATCTCCTCCAAACCCATCCAGAGGGACGGAGAGCGGGTGACCACGTGGATGAAGGCGCTCAGGGGGCCGACGTTCTTCCCGAGCACCGCCTCCACCTCGTAGCCCTGTCAATCAAACGCCACAAGCATGTGAACTTTAACAGTATTTACACCGCCGCACTGTTGAGTTCGTGACGCTCTCGAAcatgttattgtttatatagtaaacagtaaacatACCGTTATTTAACACatgccactttaataggaacaccctATACATGTGCTCGCTCGTGCAGTCGGTCAGGGCTCAGAGGAGAACGGCCGGACTGGTTCCAGTTAACTGAATGTCGGGAATGTCTTGACCTGTGTGATTTTATGTACTGCTGACACGTGATCAGGTCAGCTGATCGTATTAGTTGCGTGAATgttcaggtgttcctattaaagtggccaccGAGTGTAACTTATCAACATGCTCGCTTGACTGGAATCTCACCTCGGCATGTCCTGTCGAGTTTAGGAGGGACATGATGGAGTTTTGCTGTAgctgataaaacacacacacacacacacacacacacacacacacacacacagacttttatGTCAGTTTCACAAGATGCAGATGAACACAATCTCAAACATCTAGCAACTAAAAAATGCGTGATGATAATCAAGTGCTGAAAATTTTTTACACCCTGCAAAGACCGATGAGATTTCCTTCCTCTTttgaagcagagagagacacatagagagagagacagacagacagagagaaagcgcgcaagagagagagcaagacagaaagagagagagagtgacagcagaagagagagagagagcgagagacagagtgacaatggaagagtgagagagagacagaaagagagagaaagaaagaaagagagagacagaaagagagaaagggagagagagtgacagcagaagagcaagagagacagaaagagagagagagaaagaaagagagagagacagagagtgacagtgaaagagagagagagaaagggagagagagagacagagacagatagagagagaaagggtgacagcggaagagcgagagagatagaggcagaaagagagagaaagggagagagagagagtgacagcagaagagagagagagcgagagatcgaataaaaacctgaaatgaaatgatttcaCTGCTAGTAAACAGTTGTTGATGGACCTCTACCTTAATCTTACCTTAACTTTGACAGTCCAGGGACGTGATGAAGGACAGCTGAGAAACACTTCCAGCTGCATCTTTCTGCTCGGTTTGTCCACGACTCCACACACTACGCAGGAAAACACGTCTCTGCCAAGACAAAAACCACAAACTGTTGCAGTTTCGCACTcggaatcgacaccttctgaccaatctgaGTGGAGAACTCGACAGCACTGTGGTACATCCATGCTTCGTGGCTGTAATGTCATACGTACAGCGTGTGACAGATGATATACGATACGGTATATACGATACGATTGTAACTTACGGTTTATCTTCTGAAGCCTCTAAGCCGTCGCCTCCACACTGACCGCAGGCTGGCCACGAAAACGCAGAATTCTCGTCTACGTCCGTCACCACTCCTGTACGAGGCGTATTCGAGAGAAAACACATGAAATCACATCACCAGAACGTCCGCCTCGAGGCTGGATGGGCgtcccgagatgcttttctgctcaccgcggttGTAACGAGTGGTTATTTGAGGTACCTTCGACTTCCTGTCAGATCAaaacagtctggccattctccctCATCCTCAGAACCGGATgggttattttaatttttttaaatgtaaacattattttgtgctgctgccacatgattggctgattggacaaCTGCATGAACGTGTTTCCTTCACAACATCCTATAACATCAATCAAACCCAAAAGATCTACAGTACTTTTACAGATACTATGATAGCTACACTTCACCTTCTTCTCATCCTTTTCCTCTAGGTCATCCATTACAGGttaggaaatatatatatatattttttttacaaaataaagttaacagaaggagtctccagtgtcagcgcttgcTAACGGGTCAGGAAAAAAGTCTTCAGGTTTCTtaaacttcgagagagagagagagagagagagagagagagagagagagagagaataacataATGGATAACAGGAAGTGAGTATGATCAACACtgttaaatctaactataaatggataaaaataaaagtatgcTGTTTGTCTGCAAGTTGCTGAtctaagaagaataaaacactccaggatgTACCGTTATGGAAAAATCGTCATCTTCCAGGTCTTGCAGATGTCTTCTTACAACAGAAAATTCTTCACACTTTCAGTATTACTCACAACGCGCCCCCCATCAGCAAACCAAAAGCCCCTCAGTGTAAGCAGAGTGTGTGAGTCAGCCTTGCATCTTGGCTaacaaaacaggaagaaaaatgaaacaaatccgTGCTTTATTTACTGCGACGCCGAATCTGAGTGACGAGAGACAGGAAAGAAAACGCAACGCTGACGCGGACTCGTCGGCCCGATCCTGGAGGAGGACGTGACGAAGCAGCATGAACACGGACAGAACCAGTGACGAAACCTGCTGAAAGGGGCAGCGTATGAGATTTGAGAACGTACGAACCTGTAACGGTGCAAAGAGAGCAGGACGGGCTCTCGGGGCTCAGCTGGTCCAGCAGAACAGACCGGGGCGAAGAAATATTCAGACTCCGGGATGGTTCCGAGTCCAGTCGAACCACAGTCTGCCCTGAGACGATGATCTTACCTAGAGACGGTTCACGTTATAAATTCTGACCAACGAGCGAGTCGTTACAAATAAACAGTAGCAATtgcagaggaataaaacacgtgttGGGAAAACGTGCGTGTCGATACGCAGCTCACCTTGCTCCATTACGGCGTCTCTGAAAATAAGCCTCGACCCGAACCGGGGCGACGGTGCAGCGGCGGCGTGACGGAGCAGGAACACGGAGTTCGCGTGCACAGGTACGGTTCTGCTGACGCTTCCCGAGTCCTGCTCGTCCTGCTGGAGGCTGGAGTCTGTCACGAACAGCAAGAGGTCCTTCCCTTCTTTATCCTGTATTCGATATTCAAAAGACACGtaacaaataacaaaagtaTAAGGGATTTACCGTGTGTAGCTCTGGACTTCTTTCCTGCCTAAGGTTTGACGTatcgctgtttttttttctttttcttttagtcCCCGGATTCAATCATTTAGTCAGCGTCCGTAGCAACGGTCAGGCGTAATAAATAATACGTAAACAGATATGTGGTGAACAGGCAACGGTTAAGACCAGGAAgtacaaggaaaaaaaagtttccgGAAATATAGAAACGTCGCCGTATAAAGAGACGAACGAATCTAAActtaaacacagaacaggtgcgcACACTCAGATAACGAGCCGTCGACAGGACGAGGGCCGGAGCATGAACGGAGAATTCAAAGTCTatatctgccttttttttttttttgtgatgacGGCACACTAGTTACGCACAAAGGGATGTAAAAAAGGTACTGTTTTTTTGCCTTACTGAAGCCTACTTTTCTCCGTTCAGGCGGACAAGGACACgtggtaatttttttaaaaaaaaacctaaatgaaataat
This Ictalurus furcatus strain D&B chromosome 1, Billie_1.0, whole genome shotgun sequence DNA region includes the following protein-coding sequences:
- the cebpd gene encoding CCAAT/enhancer-binding protein delta, which produces MCEPCSLDSECVSPPCYMSWQMEPTNFYDSKLTRDGKRPEDSTSMITTTTTTTTSSSSSVVELSNAPAMYDDESAIDFSAYIDSMSSAPSFELCNDELFADLFNSAVKQEKSDFYHQLSAFGASRDSGFAIKQEADWSDSDAPSSLPSQIETCAQTSVSIHTGQPTPPSTPEPSSASSSSSPLRRMLKSDKSKKSVDRLSPEYRQRRERNNIAVRKSRDKAKQRNLEMQQMLIEVSAENERLHKTVEQLTRELTSLRHIFKHRETTDNR